In a genomic window of Streptomyces sp. NBC_01142:
- a CDS encoding ATP-binding protein, with protein MNEHKDQHIEWQLPRTPRSVGRARALLAAQARDWKIPDDVADTAVLLLSELMTNACRHARVPAGRAVRAAVSLVGDVLRVEVHDASDALPQPRSAAPDDESGRGLTLVAALADDWGVGPRPYGIGKVVWFELHGADTGLTHTQRCPQPRL; from the coding sequence ATGAACGAGCACAAGGATCAGCACATCGAGTGGCAGCTGCCGCGTACACCTCGCAGTGTGGGCCGGGCGCGGGCGTTGCTCGCCGCGCAGGCGCGTGACTGGAAGATCCCGGACGACGTGGCCGACACCGCCGTACTGCTGCTCAGTGAGCTGATGACCAACGCCTGCCGCCATGCCCGCGTCCCGGCCGGCCGGGCGGTCCGGGCGGCCGTTTCCCTTGTCGGCGATGTCCTGCGCGTCGAGGTCCACGACGCCAGTGACGCCCTCCCGCAGCCGCGATCCGCCGCCCCGGACGACGAATCGGGGCGCGGTCTCACCCTCGTGGCGGCGCTGGCCGACGACTGGGGGGTCGGGCCCCGGCCGTACGGCATCGGCAAGGTGGTCTGGTTCGAACTACACGGTGCGGACACGGGTTTGACGCACACCCAGCGCTGCCCGCAGCCCCGTCTCTGA